A section of the bacterium genome encodes:
- a CDS encoding pyridoxal phosphate-dependent aminotransferase, with protein MRLADRMGRLKTESSFVVLAKANALERQGRDIIHLEIGDTDFDTPSVIVEEAYAQMKRGMTHYCPSAGVLELREACAEFFRRDGRGEYAPDEIVIGTGGKPFLYYTIMAFANPGDEVIYPDPGFPVYESVALYAGAKAVPLPILEENDFRFTPDDLRERVTDRTRLLILNYPHNPTGGTLTRTELEAIAEIAIENDIVVLSDEVYAHMLFEGEHISIGTLPGMRERTIMLETFSKTYAMTGWRLGFVAAPKPLAEPLIQLITNSVSCVPPFIQMAGAKGILADQAESEAMMADFKRRRDLFVSGLNEIEGISCKSPEGAFYAFPNVSRVPMGSRELADYLLDEVGVAALPGSAFGRYAEGHMRMCFANSTENLERALDRIGEALRKIS; from the coding sequence ATGCGCCTTGCTGATCGGATGGGCCGGCTGAAAACCGAATCCTCTTTCGTCGTGCTGGCCAAGGCGAACGCGCTCGAGCGCCAGGGACGGGACATCATCCACCTCGAGATCGGGGACACGGATTTCGACACACCCTCCGTCATCGTGGAAGAGGCCTACGCGCAGATGAAGAGAGGGATGACGCACTACTGCCCCTCGGCGGGCGTGCTCGAGCTTCGCGAGGCCTGCGCCGAGTTCTTCCGGCGCGACGGGCGGGGAGAGTACGCCCCCGATGAGATTGTGATCGGCACGGGGGGCAAGCCGTTCCTCTATTACACCATCATGGCGTTCGCGAATCCGGGCGATGAGGTGATCTACCCCGACCCCGGCTTCCCGGTCTATGAGTCGGTGGCGCTCTACGCCGGGGCGAAGGCTGTCCCGCTCCCCATCCTCGAGGAGAACGACTTCCGCTTCACGCCGGACGATCTGCGCGAGCGGGTCACGGACCGCACCCGGCTCCTCATCCTCAACTATCCGCACAACCCGACCGGGGGAACGCTCACGCGGACGGAGCTCGAAGCCATCGCCGAGATCGCCATCGAGAACGACATCGTCGTCCTCTCCGATGAGGTATACGCCCACATGCTCTTCGAGGGGGAGCACATCTCCATCGGCACCCTGCCGGGGATGCGCGAGCGGACGATCATGCTCGAGACCTTCTCGAAGACCTATGCGATGACGGGCTGGCGGCTGGGGTTCGTCGCCGCCCCGAAGCCGCTCGCAGAACCCCTCATCCAGCTCATCACGAACTCGGTGAGCTGCGTCCCGCCGTTCATCCAGATGGCGGGGGCCAAGGGGATCCTGGCCGATCAGGCGGAGAGCGAGGCCATGATGGCGGACTTCAAGCGAAGGCGCGATCTGTTCGTCTCCGGCCTCAACGAGATCGAGGGCATTTCCTGCAAATCGCCCGAGGGGGCCTTTTACGCCTTCCCGAACGTGAGCAGGGTCCCCATGGGCTCGCGCGAGCTGGCCGATTACCTGCTCGATGAGGTGGGGGTGGCGGCCCTGCCGGGCTCGGCCTTCGGCCGCTATGCCGAAGGGCACATGCGGATGTGCTTCGCCAACAGCACGGAAAATCTCGAGCGCGCCCTCGACCGCATCGGCGAGGCCCTCCGGAAGATCTCCTGA